A section of the Euwallacea similis isolate ESF13 chromosome 9, ESF131.1, whole genome shotgun sequence genome encodes:
- the Cdk4 gene encoding cyclin-dependent kinase 4 produces the protein MSQMSSIPQDRNHSTYEAINKIGRGAYGTVYRAKNKHTGQEVALKKVCIPLTEDGIPMNTLREIALLKQLNAYDHPNIVKLLDICHGQQMGSDLMMFLVFEHVAQDLAMYIEKHPKGFQTTEIRNLSREIVKGVDFLHSNRIVHRDLKPQNLLVTSSGHIKLADFGLAKTYDYEMKLTSVVVTLWYRAPEVLLGLPYATPVDIWSIGCIMVELYTRKPLFCGKSENEQLGEVLRILGKPPKNEWPEKNIPIKWSSFHITEKVELKTVAPNMCETALGLVTKMLAFDPDKRVTALEALNHDYFLEEPINT, from the exons ATGTCTCAAATGAGCTCCATCCCTCAAGACCGTAACCACAGCACCTATGAAGCAATCAACAAAATCGGCAGAG GGGCATATGGGACAGTTTACCGGGCCAAGAACAAACATACTGGTCAAGAAGTCGCCCTTAAAAAAGTCTGCATCCCCTTAACTGAGGATGGCATCCCCATGAACACACTTAGGGAAATTGCCCTCTTGAAACAACTAAATGCCTATGACCACCCCAATATTGTCAAGTTACTGGACATTTGTCATGGTCAACAAATGGGCAGTGATCTGATGATGTTCCTGGTCTTTGAACATGTCGCACAGGACTTAGCTATGTATATTGAGAAGCATCCCAAAGGGTTTCAGACTACAGAGATCCGAAATTTGTCCAGGGAGATTGTTAAAGGAGTGGATTTTTTGCATAGTAACAGGATAGTGCATCGAGACTTAAAGCCGCAGAATTTGCTAGTTACAAGCAGTGGGCACATTAAATTGGCTGATTTTGGGTTGGCTAAGACTTATGACTATGAGATGAAGCTTACTTCAGTG GTGGTGACCCTCTGGTATAGGGCCCCAGAAGTACTTCTAGGCCTGCCCTACGCCACTCCCGTGGACATTTGGTCCATAGGGTGCATTATGGTAGAATTGTATACTAGGAAACCGTTGTTTTGTGGTAAATCTGAGAACGAGCAACTGGGGGAGGTTTTAAG GATTTTGGGGAAACCACCTAAAAATGAATGGCCGGAGAAAAACATTCCTATAAAATGGAGCTCGTTTCATATTACAGAGAAGGTGGAATTAAAGACAGTGGCGCCGAATATGTGCGAGACGGCTCTGGGTTTAGTCACG AAAATGTTGGCTTTTGATCCAGATAAACGTGTCACCGCTCTTGAAGCTTTAAACCACGATTATTTCCTCGAAGAGCCCATTAATACTTAG
- the LOC136411054 gene encoding uncharacterized protein yields the protein MYKFLCFWIFVGLVQGGFFDLTDVDDPFALLWNFQPIRDKFTNCSVGEVSGVCMEKAKCLIAGGTIIKKTCGPFFTCCSLKSQCGKVSDKKQGYFSSELLNPTTTNCHYKINLRNKNVCQVRLDFEELILAPTIAFYNRPIDAKVLACINDSLIIKPKSYGLPIVCGNSTKQHLYVHVNQTLDSTSAVNIHIKLDSRLGLVNNDLPSPKWKIKFTQLECPLKRHKFNIFKYGDVDNINNDFYALAPHGAIQYFTEETGQFRSFALSNAKNTIGGYPYGLHYTIAFRRPSSASCIKFHVITAELLQPSSIDSDCVDYLNVPEYYTYRDGTSVPKTSEICTFPSYFYSLMPGPFFVNFKSRQNIDSVDEYKNYGFTIDYEVSTKECPHLVN from the exons ATGTACAAGTTCCTGTGCTTTTGGATCTTTGTGGGGCTGGTTCAAGGGGGTTTTTTTGATTTGACTGATGTGGATGATCCGTTTGCGTTACTGTGGAATTTTCAAC CAATAAGAGACAAATTCACTAATTGTTCAGTCGGTGAGGTTTCTGGCGTATGTATGGAAAAAGCCAAATGCCTGATAGCAGGAGGCACCATCATCAAGAAGACGTGTGGCCCTTTTTTTACGTGCTGCTCCT TGAAGAGCCAGTGTGGTAAAGTCTCAGACAAAAAACAGGGATATTTTAGCTCAGAACTCCTCAATCCTACCACCACAAACTGCCACTACAAAATCAACCTGCgcaataaaaatgtgtgtCAAGTGAGACTAGATTTTGAGGAATTAATATTGGCTCCTACCATCGCCTTCTACAACCGACCGATCGATGCCAAGGTCTTAGCATGCATAAATGACTCACTCATTATCAAGCCTAAATCATATGGACTGCCCATTGTGTGTGGCAACAGCACTAAGCAACACT tatATGTTCATGTGAATCAAACCTTAGATTCCACATCGGCAGTTAACATCCACATAAAACTGGATAGCAGACTAGGTCTCGTTAATAACGACCTTCCAAGCCCCAAATGGAAGATCAAGTTTACACAACTCGAGTGTCCTTTAAAAAGACacaaattcaatatatttaaatatgggGACGTTGACAATATTAACAATGATTTCTACGCTTTAG CTCCCCATGGGGCTATTCAGTATTTCACAGAGGAAACTGGACAGTTCCGGTCCTTTGCCCTGAGTAACGCTAAAAATACCATCGGCGGCTACCCTTATGGGTTACATTATACGATTGCTTTTAGGAGACCCAGTAGTGCTTCTTGTATCAA GTTCCATGTAATCACAGCGGAGTTATTACAACCATCATCAATAGACAGCGACTGCGTGGATTACCTCAACGTTCCAGAGTACTATACCTACAGGGATGGTACTAGCGTGCCTAAAACTTCAGAAATCTGCACGTTCCCCAGCTATTTTTACA GTCTTATGCCAGGGCCCTTCTTCGTGAACTTCAAATCCAGGCAAAACATAGATAGCGTTGatgaatacaaaaattacGGATTTACTATCGACTACGAAGTGTCCACCAAGGAATGCCCGCATCTTGTCAATTGA
- the LOC136410749 gene encoding uncharacterized protein codes for MSFPTSSRFPKYEIYSPSPNSYNVLLNAPNQRYPILRASSTQCLASSKCDVSCCRFRCTKCWNRDPQGQTKRHSLGPYHHCQEFKPRPSLSANNENLENPQKSQIPVKTIQKAPKPKVLNISHSSEVFNRHALMRKSVKPIKRVTKGSESFSEDSLEEVKAKRLFASYTMLPKVYEEEVGVVTFKGVNNKEDNFNVNTPSSPIKTKERKLLNELSSDSIRYYQLTSGEGKEDLSLSYGDCRILLLINEEFIDDEIDSYVKGGGAKVVDNTELLEMTSNLVRMLRTMEDEGVTEKSRVKGNIGFKKHGKRRMNKNLNNNLDGLIRAAINGLRGEFLNKIYETTSLKMDQTLLDLKSLVLKANEDIENACERTSLSLISRLKKFDQKQLF; via the exons ATGTCTTTTCCGACTTCATCCAGGTTTCCTAAGTATGAAATAT ACTCCCCCTCTCCGAATTCATACAACGTTCTCTTGAACGCCCCGAACCAGAGGTACCCAATTTTACGGGCG AGTTCCACTCAATGCCTTGCTAGCTCTAAATGCGACGTTTCCTGCTGCAGATTTCGATGCACAAAATGTTGGAATAGGGATCCGCAA GGGCAGACCAAAAGGCATTCTCTAGGCCCTTACCACCACTGTCAGGAGTTTAAGCCCAGACCAAGTCTTTCCGCTAACAATGAGAACCTGGAAAACCctcaaaaaagtcaaattccAGTAAAAACAATTCAGAAAGCACCAAAGCCAAAAGTTCTCAATATTTCGCACTCAAGCGAAGTCTTCAATCGCCACGCCCTAATGAGAAAATCCGTTAAACCAATAAAGAGGGTAACTAAGGGCTCTGAGAGCTTCAGCGAAGATTCTCTGGAAGAGGTCAAGGCAAAGAGGTTGTTTGCCAGTTATACAATGTTGCCGAAAGTTTATGAGGAAGAAGTAGGCGTAGTAACATTCAAGGGGGTCAATAACAAAGAGGATAACTTTAATGTGAATACGCCCTCCTCTCCAATCAAAACGAAGGAGAGGAAGTTGCTGAATGAACTTTCGAGCGACTCCATAAGGTACTACCAACTCACCAGTGGTGAAGGTAAAGAGGACTTGTCCTTGTCATATGGGGACTGTCGTATTTTGCTCTTGATCAATGAGGAATTCATAGATGACGAGATTGATTCTTATGTCAAGGGAGGTGGAGCGAAGGTGGTGGACAATACAGAGCTTTTAGAG ATGACTAGCAACTTAGTGCGCATGCTACGAACTATGGAAGACGAAGGGGTAACAGAGAAGAGTAGAGTGAAGGGTAATATAGGATTCAAAAAACATGGGAAAAGAAGAATGAACAAGAACCTCAATAACAACTTGGACGGGTTAATCAGAGCTGCAATTAATGGATTAAGAG GAGAGTTTCTGAATAAGATCTATGAGACCACAAGTCTCAAAATGGACCAAACGCTCTTGGATTTGAAGTCGTTAGTGCTGAAAGCCAATGAGGACATCGAAAATGCTTGCGAACGCACCTCATTGAGTCTTATTTCTCGATTGAAGAAATTCGATCAAAAGCAActattttaa